In a single window of the Porites lutea chromosome 14, jaPorLute2.1, whole genome shotgun sequence genome:
- the LOC140924324 gene encoding beta-1,4-galactosyltransferase 1-like isoform X2, producing the protein MADTRLKIFLLCTMFVATASLLVMFYYSEAASRYTRIGLNYIEVFRSKLNYVGSRTKERGWMITNNTSQWDELILNSSTHDPYTPESVPSTSSFAPEANWTTDRDKLTEESTQQVITKRNVQEETKPLSTTSSEIQQAKELCPSGSKQVGPLYVDQTVPKEKDLEREMSSEFDGWVNKGGCWRPTECQAKVKAGETPFNRAMLFNIGYKESLKFDQYDCFIFHDIDLIPEDDRNEYSCPSSPRHLSVAIDKFSYRLPYSTIFGGAGSFTKQHFNLINGFSNKFWGWGGEDDDLYNRIAAKGLKLTRPSMELGRYKMVQKYHKSAPADEKRMEKLRDSAARMATDGLNSMKYTVNKITEHLLYTQVTADVKDAMEKAVP; encoded by the exons ATGGCGGATACTaggttgaaaatatttttgctttgtacTATGTTCGTCGCTACAGCATCGCTGCTTGTCATGTTTTATTACTCCGAGGCGGCTTCAAGGTATACGAGAATAGGATTAAACTACATAGAAGTGTTCCGGAGTAAGCTTAACTATGTAGGTTCTAGGACAAAAGAACGCGGCTGGATGATTACGAACAATACATCCCAATGGGACGAATTAATCTTAAATTCTTCGACGCACGATCCTTACACGCCTGAGAGCGTGCCCTCAACGTCATCTTTCGCGCCGGAGGCGAATTGGACTACGGATAGGGATAAACTTACCGAGGAGTCAACGCAGCAAGTAATAACAAAACGAAATGTTCAAGAAGAAACTAAGCCATTATCAACAACGTCAAGTGAAATTCAACAAGCAAAAGAACTATGTCCCAGCGGGTCGAAGCAAG TGGGACCACTATATGTTGACCAAACAGTGCCTAAAGAGAAAGACCTTGAAAGAGAAATGTCTAGTGAGTTTGATGGCTGGGTCAATAAAGGCGGATGCTGGAGGCCAACTGAATGCCAGGCAAAGGTCAAG GCTGGAGAAACTCCATTCAACCGTGCCATGCTGTTTAATATTGGTTACAAAGAATCGCTGAAATTTGACCAGTATGATTGCTTCATTTTCCATGACATAGACTTGATACCAGAAGATGATCGCAATGAATACAGTTGTCCCTCCTCACCTAGACATCTGTCAGTGGCGATAGACAAATTTTCTTATCG GTTACCTTATTCCACAATCTTTGGAGGAGCAGGCTCCTTTACAAAGCAACACTTTAACCTTATCAATGGATTTTCCAACAAGTTTTGGGGATGGGGTGGAGAAGATGATGACCTCTACAACAg aatagctGCTAAGGGGCTGAAGCTAACTCGACCATCCATGGAATTAGGAAGGTATAAAATGGTACAGAAGTATCATAAATCTGCTCCTGCCGATGAAAAGAG gaTGGAGAAGCTGCGGGACTCTGCAGCAAGGATGGCAACTGACGGTCTTAATTCTATGAAATATACTGTGAACAAGATAACAGAACACCTTCTCTACACTCAGGTGACAGCAGATGTCAAAGATGCTATGGAAA AAGCTGTCCCGTAA
- the LOC140924324 gene encoding beta-1,4-galactosyltransferase 1-like isoform X1 codes for MADTRLKIFLLCTMFVATASLLVMFYYSEAASRYTRIGLNYIEVFRSKLNYVGSRTKERGWMITNNTSQWDELILNSSTHDPYTPESVPSTSSFAPEANWTTDRDKLTEESTQQVITKRNVQEETKPLSTTSSEIQQAKELCPSGSKQVGPLYVDQTVPKEKDLEREMSSEFDGWVNKGGCWRPTECQAKVKMALITPYRNRYEQLLIFVRHMHPMLKRQNLDYRIFVIEQAGETPFNRAMLFNIGYKESLKFDQYDCFIFHDIDLIPEDDRNEYSCPSSPRHLSVAIDKFSYRLPYSTIFGGAGSFTKQHFNLINGFSNKFWGWGGEDDDLYNRIAAKGLKLTRPSMELGRYKMVQKYHKSAPADEKRMEKLRDSAARMATDGLNSMKYTVNKITEHLLYTQVTADVKDAMEKAVP; via the exons ATGGCGGATACTaggttgaaaatatttttgctttgtacTATGTTCGTCGCTACAGCATCGCTGCTTGTCATGTTTTATTACTCCGAGGCGGCTTCAAGGTATACGAGAATAGGATTAAACTACATAGAAGTGTTCCGGAGTAAGCTTAACTATGTAGGTTCTAGGACAAAAGAACGCGGCTGGATGATTACGAACAATACATCCCAATGGGACGAATTAATCTTAAATTCTTCGACGCACGATCCTTACACGCCTGAGAGCGTGCCCTCAACGTCATCTTTCGCGCCGGAGGCGAATTGGACTACGGATAGGGATAAACTTACCGAGGAGTCAACGCAGCAAGTAATAACAAAACGAAATGTTCAAGAAGAAACTAAGCCATTATCAACAACGTCAAGTGAAATTCAACAAGCAAAAGAACTATGTCCCAGCGGGTCGAAGCAAG TGGGACCACTATATGTTGACCAAACAGTGCCTAAAGAGAAAGACCTTGAAAGAGAAATGTCTAGTGAGTTTGATGGCTGGGTCAATAAAGGCGGATGCTGGAGGCCAACTGAATGCCAGGCAAAGGTCAAG ATGGCGCTTATAACTCCCTACCGTAACCGTTATGAGCAGCTCTTAATCTTTGTTCGTCACATGCACCCTATGCTTAAAAGGCAAAATTTAGACTACAGGATTTTTGTGATAGAGCAg GCTGGAGAAACTCCATTCAACCGTGCCATGCTGTTTAATATTGGTTACAAAGAATCGCTGAAATTTGACCAGTATGATTGCTTCATTTTCCATGACATAGACTTGATACCAGAAGATGATCGCAATGAATACAGTTGTCCCTCCTCACCTAGACATCTGTCAGTGGCGATAGACAAATTTTCTTATCG GTTACCTTATTCCACAATCTTTGGAGGAGCAGGCTCCTTTACAAAGCAACACTTTAACCTTATCAATGGATTTTCCAACAAGTTTTGGGGATGGGGTGGAGAAGATGATGACCTCTACAACAg aatagctGCTAAGGGGCTGAAGCTAACTCGACCATCCATGGAATTAGGAAGGTATAAAATGGTACAGAAGTATCATAAATCTGCTCCTGCCGATGAAAAGAG gaTGGAGAAGCTGCGGGACTCTGCAGCAAGGATGGCAACTGACGGTCTTAATTCTATGAAATATACTGTGAACAAGATAACAGAACACCTTCTCTACACTCAGGTGACAGCAGATGTCAAAGATGCTATGGAAA AAGCTGTCCCGTAA